From the bacterium genome, one window contains:
- a CDS encoding prolipoprotein diacylglyceryl transferase family protein yields the protein MSIPPFLPPMIDELFILTLGAALSFMLFWGFRALPAEEWQILASVPKQKTGNGLWKGMNLTYYGLFTANAYGVAVAIMFVLLGSVFIPLSGILVMAAAVLAICIPASKIIARIVEKQPNGFTVGGASFAGLITAPWIFRLISLTLGRGANFSLPVMVPLAALASSYALGEGIGRLACISFGCCYGKPLAQSHPFLQKIFEKRNFIFSGKTKKAAYEGGLDGHKVIPIQAVTSVIFTGTGLAGVYLFLKGYHAAAFLLTLITTQGWRTISEFFRADYRGRGKISAYQIMGIIAILYSVLIVFCFPSARIQSANILIGLRSLWNPWLIIFLQSLWLIIFLFTGRSQVTGATLSFQVIGKRA from the coding sequence ATGAGTATTCCTCCTTTTCTGCCACCCATGATCGATGAACTTTTCATTTTGACCCTTGGTGCTGCATTATCCTTCATGCTGTTCTGGGGATTCAGGGCCTTACCGGCCGAGGAATGGCAGATTCTGGCCTCGGTACCGAAACAAAAAACCGGGAACGGCCTGTGGAAGGGCATGAACCTTACCTACTATGGCCTGTTCACGGCAAACGCTTACGGGGTAGCTGTGGCCATCATGTTTGTCCTGCTCGGCTCGGTGTTCATACCGCTTTCCGGAATCCTGGTCATGGCTGCAGCCGTACTGGCAATTTGTATCCCTGCTTCCAAAATCATAGCCAGGATAGTCGAGAAGCAGCCGAATGGCTTTACCGTTGGCGGGGCATCCTTTGCCGGATTAATAACCGCGCCCTGGATTTTCCGGCTGATCAGCCTGACCCTGGGCAGAGGGGCGAATTTTTCCCTGCCGGTCATGGTTCCCCTGGCAGCCCTTGCCAGTTCTTACGCACTTGGCGAGGGCATCGGAAGGCTGGCCTGCATCAGCTTTGGCTGCTGTTATGGGAAACCGCTGGCTCAGAGCCATCCATTCCTCCAGAAAATCTTTGAGAAGCGAAACTTCATTTTTTCAGGGAAGACCAAAAAGGCCGCCTATGAAGGCGGGCTTGACGGTCATAAGGTCATACCGATTCAGGCCGTGACTTCAGTGATCTTTACCGGTACAGGGCTTGCGGGTGTTTATCTTTTCCTGAAAGGCTATCATGCAGCCGCCTTTTTGCTGACCCTGATCACGACTCAGGGCTGGAGAACGATTTCAGAGTTTTTCCGGGCAGATTACCGTGGCCGGGGAAAGATTTCGGCCTATCAGATCATGGGGATTATTGCGATCCTTTATTCGGTCCTGATAGTTTTCTGCTTTCCATCCGCCCGCATCCAGAGTGCCAATATCCTGATTGGCCTGCGGTCCTTATGGAATCCGTGGCTTATTATTTTTTTGCAATCTTTGTGGCTGATAATTTTCCTGTTTACCGGCAGGAGCCAGGTGACCGGAGCCACCCTGTCATTCCAGGTGATTGGAAAAAGAGCATGA